The DNA window TCATCGTCGTGTCCTGCGCGTTGGCTTCGCTGCTCCTGCTGGGGCCGGGCCGGTGGGCGCCGGATGCGCTGCGCTGCGCGGGATTGTTCGCGGTGGTGGGCGTGGGGCCGCTCGTCCTCCGGACGCTGGCCGCGTCGTTCCCGGGGCACCGGTGGATCCATGTCCTCGCGGATTGGTGGCTGCTGCCCACGGCGGTGATGACGCACGGCTGGCTGTCTCCCGTGGTGGACACGGTGAACCCCCTCCTCAAGGACGCGCAGTTGGTGGCGGCCGACCAGCGGCTCTTCGGCATGCAGGCGGCGGTGGTGCTGTCACGCGTCGTCCCGGCGTGGCTCAACGACATCCTGCTGGTCTGCTACTACGGCCACTTCATCTGGGCGCTGGTGATGGGGCTGGTGCTCTACCGGCGCCCGGGCGGCGCGGAGTACGACGAGTACCTCACCGCGTTGGGGCTGCTTTTCTTCCTCAACTACGCGGCCTATGCGCTGGTGCCCGCGGTGGGGCCTCGCTACTTCCTGGTCGACGCGTTCGATGGGCCACTCCAGGGCACGCTGGCGCCGCTGCTGGATTCACTCATGCGCAAGCCGCTGTTCGCGCGTGACTGCTTTCCGTCGGGACACACCGGCGCCACGATGTTGGTGCTGTATTATGCTTGGCGGTTCTCCCGCCGCGTCTTCTGGGTGATGTTGCTGCCGGGCCT is part of the Myxococcus xanthus genome and encodes:
- a CDS encoding phosphatase PAP2 family protein, with product MRVQLTTVDLIIVVSCALASLLLLGPGRWAPDALRCAGLFAVVGVGPLVLRTLAASFPGHRWIHVLADWWLLPTAVMTHGWLSPVVDTVNPLLKDAQLVAADQRLFGMQAAVVLSRVVPAWLNDILLVCYYGHFIWALVMGLVLYRRPGGAEYDEYLTALGLLFFLNYAAYALVPAVGPRYFLVDAFDGPLQGTLAPLLDSLMRKPLFARDCFPSGHTGATMLVLYYAWRFSRRVFWVMLLPGLGLIAATLVGRFHYATDLLCAVPMVMVVTGLALGVSRAARQREVAKDARSVPVDAIVRP